TGGTCTTCTGTATCATGGACGGTCCATTCAGCGGCTCGTGGCCGAAAGCAGCCGGCAGGCCTTTTCGAGGTCGGCCGGAGTATCGACACCGAGCGGAACGGTGTCAACGATCTCGGCGTCGATCCGAAGCCCCGCTTCCAGCGCACGCAGTTGCTCGAGCGACTCGCGCTTCTCGAGCGTCGACGGCGGGAGCGAAACGAACGTTTCCAGCGCCTTTCGGCGATAGGCGTAAAGGCCGATGTGATGGTAGAGCGGGCCGTCACCATAGGGTGCGGTGGCGCGGGTAAAGTAGAGAGCCCGGAGCCGGCTGTCGCCGATCGGCGAGCCTACGACCTTCACAACGTTCGGATTCGTCTTTTCTTCCGGATCGGTGATCTCGGTCGTCAACGTGGCGATATCCGTTGCGGGATCGGCGAGCGGATTCAATGCCGCCT
This portion of the Rhizobium sp. ARZ01 genome encodes:
- a CDS encoding 3-deoxy-manno-octulosonate cytidylyltransferase — encoded protein: MNPPNFEETLVLIPARMASTRLPGKPLADICGLPMIVQVAKRATESRTGRVVVAVDHQDTFDVVASAGFEVVMTKVEHQSGSDRIHEALLKCDPDRRAQFIINVQGDLPTIDPATIQAALNPLADPATDIATLTTEITDPEEKTNPNVVKVVGSPIGDSRLRALYFTRATAPYGDGPLYHHIGLYAYRRKALETFVSLPPSTLEKRESLEQLRALEAGLRIDAEIVDTVPLGVDTPADLEKACRLLSATSR